GGTACGCGTAACCTCAATCAGGTTCTACAAAAACTTTTGAATCCCCCTCATTCGGATAAAACTGAAGTTACAGCGGGTGGTCACACTTTCCGAGTCGGCGACCGCATTATCCAACTCAAAAACGATTACAACCGAGGTGTCTTCAACGGCGATCTGGGAATAGTAAGGAAAATAAACTTGATTGACAGATTAGCGATCTCGAAGAGATCCGCGTAGCGGTGCGTCGATGTCAATAGTGAGCAAGTTAACTACGACTTCGCTGACTTAAATGAAGTGGGATTAGCTTGGGCGATCTCCATACATAAATCCCAGGGTTCAGAGTATCCTGTAGTAATCTTACCCCTATACATGCAGCACTACCTAATGCTTTCTAGAAACCTACTCTACACAGCGATCACCCGTGCCCGGAAACTAGCGATCGTCATCGGTTCTAGTAAAGCGATCGCTATTGCTGTTAACCAATATAATCAGAAGAAGAGATATACTCGTTTGACGTCCGAGATTAAGCTCAATGGGTGACAATAACCCCCTGATGTAGATAGGGTATAGGGTGTGGGATGTCGAAAAAATTTATCTTGAGAGGTCACTCACTTGATACGTCACTTATTCAAAACAGATGTGACTTAACCTCTTGGTCACCCCATGAGGTGGAACATC
The DNA window shown above is from Gloeocapsa sp. PCC 73106 and carries:
- a CDS encoding ATP-binding domain-containing protein; this encodes MGLAWAISIHKSQGSEYPVVILPLYMQHYLMLSRNLLYTAITRARKLAIVIGSSKAIAIAVNQYNQKKRYTRLTSEIKLNG